A DNA window from Streptomyces parvus contains the following coding sequences:
- a CDS encoding hydroxymethylglutaryl-CoA lyase, whose product MKVPAPGLPARVRIHEVGARDGLQNEKQAVPTEVKAEFIHRLARAGLTTIEATSFVHPEWVPQLADAEALFPLLGDIADVGDVSLPVLVPNERGLDRARALGVRSIAVFGSATETFAARNLNRTVDESLAMFERVVARAKADRLRVRGYLSMCFGDPWEGAVPVAQVVRVAKALMDLGCDELSLGDTIGVATPGHVTALLTALNEAGVATPAIGVHFHDTYGQALSNTLAALQHGVSTVDASAGGLGGCPYAKSATGNLATEDLVWMLDGLGIETGVDLAELTATSVWLAGHLGRPSPSRAVRALTPPPSSSPTRSV is encoded by the coding sequence ATGAAGGTCCCGGCCCCCGGCCTCCCGGCCCGGGTCCGCATCCATGAGGTGGGAGCGCGTGACGGCCTGCAGAACGAGAAGCAGGCCGTCCCGACCGAGGTGAAGGCGGAGTTCATCCACCGGCTGGCGAGGGCCGGCCTCACCACCATCGAGGCGACGAGCTTCGTACACCCGGAGTGGGTGCCCCAACTGGCAGATGCCGAAGCGCTGTTCCCGCTTCTCGGCGACATCGCGGACGTGGGCGACGTGTCCCTTCCGGTCCTCGTGCCGAACGAACGCGGGCTGGACCGGGCGCGGGCGCTCGGGGTGCGGTCGATCGCGGTGTTCGGCTCGGCGACGGAGACGTTCGCGGCCCGCAACCTGAACCGTACGGTCGACGAGTCGCTGGCGATGTTCGAGCGGGTGGTGGCCCGCGCGAAGGCGGACAGGCTCCGGGTGCGCGGGTATCTGTCGATGTGCTTCGGCGACCCGTGGGAGGGCGCGGTCCCGGTCGCCCAGGTGGTGAGGGTGGCCAAGGCCCTGATGGACCTGGGCTGCGACGAGCTGTCGCTGGGCGACACGATCGGGGTGGCGACGCCGGGCCACGTGACAGCGCTGTTGACAGCACTGAACGAGGCGGGCGTCGCGACGCCCGCCATCGGCGTGCACTTCCACGACACGTACGGCCAGGCGCTGTCGAACACCCTGGCGGCGCTCCAGCACGGGGTGAGCACGGTCGACGCCTCGGCGGGCGGCCTGGGCGGCTGCCCGTACGCGAAGAGCGCCACGGGGAACCTCGCCACCGAGGACCTGGTCTGGATGCTCGACGGCCTGGGCATCGAGACGGGCGTCGACCTGGCCGAACTGACCGCCACCAGCGTCTGGCTGGCCGGACACCTGGGCCGGCCGAGCCCGTCCCGCGCGGTCCGAGCCCTGACCCCTCCCCCTTCTTCCTCTCCCACAAGGAGTGTGTGA